A region from the Benincasa hispida cultivar B227 chromosome 10, ASM972705v1, whole genome shotgun sequence genome encodes:
- the LOC120089195 gene encoding inactive protein RESTRICTED TEV MOVEMENT 2-like produces the protein MASKHHRTYEDFEPPVERSEEDGCTILTLYIPGFSKEHIKVQVSSKGKLRVSGERPYRNSKHTWQRFYKEFEIPSNCDTANITAKYKGGILHVRQPLLDHSKLHTLDQQTPEQQAKDTLDKPNLEETKQTNSVANDNAPDTDAPNINNKPTIPKGRRLKEVIHGVFLNLVLPILLTAILLLFWYAKRLSPTVSARVGEPPQ, from the exons ATGGCATCCAAACATCACCGGACTTACGAAGATTTCGAACCTCCGGTCGAGCGGTCGGAAGAGGATGGCTGCACCATTCTCACCCTTTACATCCCTG GTTTCAGTAAGGAGCATATTAAAGTTCAGGTATCCTCGAAAGGAAAGTTGAGGGTTAGTGGGGAGCGGCCTTACAGGAACTCCAAGCACACATGGCAGCGCTTCTACAAGGAGTTTGAAATCCCATCAAACTGCGACACCGCTAACATTACTGCCAAATACAAGGGTGGCATCCTTCATGTCCGCCAGCCATTGTTGGACCACTCCAAGCTACACACACTCGATCAACAAACCCCTGAACAACAGGCTAAAGACACTCTAGATAagccaaatttggaagaaacaAAGCAAACTAATTCGGTTGCTAATGACAACGCACCCGATACAGACGCTCCAAATATCAACAACAAGCCTACAATTCCAAAAGGACGACGCTTGAAGGAGGTGATTCATGGAGTCTTCCTCAATTTGGTTTTGCCTATTTTGCTGACAGCTATTTTATTACTATTTTGGTATGCTAAGAGGCTGAGCCCCACCGTGTCTGCCAGAGTTGGAGAACCTCCACAATGA